The following proteins come from a genomic window of Frankia casuarinae:
- a CDS encoding recombinase family protein, whose translation MAGTVRALSFTRHTGTGDSAEQRDVFTSACAARGWSAGGAVREFGSGLRAWWAALRLVRAGRYDVVVVDSIDRLAETESGQLAALEMLRCAGVRLLVARDGTDTADPVGAELVASLLTV comes from the coding sequence ATGGCCGGCACGGTGCGGGCGCTGAGTTTCACCCGACACACCGGCACTGGGGACAGTGCGGAACAGCGGGACGTGTTCACCTCGGCGTGCGCGGCACGGGGCTGGTCCGCTGGTGGTGCGGTGCGTGAGTTCGGGTCGGGGCTGCGGGCCTGGTGGGCGGCACTGCGCCTGGTCCGGGCGGGCCGCTATGACGTGGTCGTGGTCGACAGCATCGACCGCCTTGCCGAGACAGAATCGGGCCAGCTGGCCGCGTTGGAGATGCTGCGCTGTGCCGGTGTGCGGCTGCTCGTGGCCCGGGACGGAACCGACACGGCCGATCCGGTCGGCGCTGAGCTGGTCGCCTCGCTCCTGACCGTGTAA
- a CDS encoding albusnodin family lasso peptide has translation MVTVDLQSHEGPAEKDPVLLVCLGEASMVTLGQGKGSAEDKRKAYNS, from the coding sequence ATGGTGACGGTTGACCTCCAGTCGCACGAGGGTCCGGCGGAAAAGGATCCGGTGCTGCTGGTGTGCCTCGGTGAGGCGTCGATGGTGACACTCGGCCAGGGCAAGGGCAGCGCGGAGGACAAGCGGAAGGCGTATAACAGCTAG
- a CDS encoding albusnodin/ikarugamycin family macrolactam cyclase: protein MRRFTRQATAGGTGSGGGRAGSQRDSADSGYVRRVRLDISCLLAHASSGTSRPVTGVTVHPVGRATGGDVDYARLAARHSGIVHRLMPLGAEHAPYSALDVVPVTDEPAPSTIAHARFSGQLAWMRRTFDTDCHLTGDGGDSLLCSPPIILADLFAIGHSRRAVVETIRWARLRRLPVWPLLRSAHRVSRERRAAALAALATELGGGSSRSTADGDIGWCGIEPLPSWATLQARERARTVASAVAERTDDPTPGSFATVMTGEGMAEVGRSARADIQLAEAAGVALHNPFTDSRVVDTYLSVSLGDRPGPADYKPVLRAAMANLFPARLAERTTKGDFNPDHYQGMRTNLASLHALADGRLAALGLVEPGEFRQTLTMMAAGLPVPFATVEPALAAEVWLRALGDTSDVAWIPRTTESDR, encoded by the coding sequence ATGCGCAGATTCACCCGGCAGGCGACTGCGGGCGGAACTGGCAGCGGCGGTGGCCGTGCGGGCAGTCAACGCGACAGCGCTGACAGCGGATATGTCAGGCGGGTTCGACTCGACATCTCTTGCTTGCTAGCCCATGCGTCGTCCGGCACTTCGCGGCCGGTGACCGGGGTGACGGTGCATCCAGTCGGCCGTGCCACGGGTGGGGACGTGGACTATGCGCGGCTCGCGGCCAGACATTCCGGAATCGTTCATCGCCTCATGCCGCTGGGCGCGGAGCACGCGCCGTATTCTGCGTTGGATGTTGTCCCGGTAACAGACGAACCGGCGCCGTCCACGATCGCGCATGCCCGATTTTCCGGTCAACTCGCCTGGATGCGGAGAACCTTCGACACTGATTGCCATTTGACTGGCGATGGCGGGGATAGCCTGCTGTGTTCTCCACCAATCATTCTGGCAGATTTGTTCGCGATCGGGCATAGCCGGCGGGCAGTGGTCGAAACGATCCGATGGGCGCGGTTGCGTAGGCTTCCCGTGTGGCCGCTGCTGCGGTCGGCTCACCGTGTCTCGCGAGAACGTCGCGCGGCAGCGCTGGCGGCGCTGGCCACGGAGTTGGGTGGAGGTTCCTCACGAAGTACCGCCGATGGCGATATCGGCTGGTGCGGGATCGAACCTCTTCCCTCATGGGCGACGTTGCAGGCACGGGAACGGGCACGGACTGTCGCCTCGGCGGTAGCTGAACGCACGGATGATCCCACCCCCGGTTCGTTTGCCACGGTCATGACCGGTGAAGGAATGGCGGAGGTGGGGCGCTCCGCGCGCGCCGATATTCAGCTTGCCGAAGCGGCCGGGGTAGCGCTGCACAACCCATTCACGGATTCTCGCGTGGTGGATACCTATCTGTCGGTTTCCCTGGGTGACCGTCCCGGCCCCGCCGACTACAAGCCCGTGTTGCGGGCTGCGATGGCGAACCTGTTCCCTGCCAGGCTGGCAGAGCGCACTACCAAGGGCGATTTCAATCCTGACCACTACCAGGGGATGCGCACGAACCTGGCTTCGCTCCATGCCCTGGCTGACGGCCGGTTGGCCGCTCTGGGCCTCGTCGAGCCCGGCGAGTTCCGACAGACGTTGACGATGATGGCCGCAGGGCTCCCTGTCCCGTTCGCCACCGTGGAGCCGGCTTTGGCGGCGGAGGTATGGCTACGGGCCCTGGGTGACACATCCGATGTGGCGTGGATTCCAAGAACCACGGAGAGCGATAGATAA
- a CDS encoding lasso peptide biosynthesis B2 protein, translating into MSCEYISVPEHVRALDVGPATVIVNYRNGRADVLTGPAARWWEAATTSGYGDPSGLLDTQSARALREQLLTAELIMETLRHRAGQPTAVGPSWVPSWGTQEMQAGRTTAGSASCGMTLRAGVALLVVLGALSAGQGRSRMARLLRLLTWATRRTRVNASADHLMEAVNAVRRAGTVMPGRVACLEESSAAFLLLAMGRKRVTWCHGAAADPVRLHAWVETDDGQRVAEPSSTARFGVLRAVPERDNGSENRRA; encoded by the coding sequence ATGTCATGTGAGTACATCAGCGTCCCCGAACACGTTCGTGCGCTCGATGTCGGCCCGGCCACCGTGATCGTCAACTACCGCAACGGCCGTGCTGATGTACTGACCGGGCCGGCCGCGCGCTGGTGGGAGGCGGCAACGACCAGCGGGTACGGCGACCCGTCAGGGCTGCTGGACACCCAGTCCGCGCGGGCCCTGCGTGAACAGCTCCTTACGGCAGAACTGATCATGGAGACCCTTCGACATCGGGCGGGCCAACCGACGGCGGTCGGGCCGTCGTGGGTGCCAAGCTGGGGAACGCAGGAGATGCAGGCCGGGCGCACGACGGCCGGATCCGCATCCTGCGGGATGACCTTGCGTGCGGGTGTGGCCCTACTCGTCGTGCTCGGCGCGCTCTCGGCCGGACAAGGTCGCAGCCGGATGGCGCGGCTACTTCGTCTGCTGACGTGGGCCACGCGACGCACCAGGGTCAACGCCTCAGCTGATCACCTCATGGAAGCGGTCAACGCCGTCCGGCGGGCAGGAACGGTCATGCCGGGTCGTGTTGCCTGCCTCGAAGAATCATCAGCGGCGTTCCTCCTGCTGGCCATGGGCCGGAAGCGGGTGACGTGGTGCCACGGCGCAGCAGCCGACCCTGTCCGGCTCCATGCCTGGGTGGAGACTGACGACGGACAGCGGGTTGCCGAACCGTCGTCAACCGCACGGTTCGGCGTCCTGCGCGCCGTACCCGAACGCGACAACGGAAGCGAGAACAGGCGTGCATGA
- a CDS encoding GNAT family N-acetyltransferase: protein MHEPIVWIRGERAGLGPFSSNLVDLYWQWEQDPGVLVGYGRQTPDSLENRREGFQHQARGTDDQLRFTVYDVTTDPPTPAGTTAVLIDHHVRTGEFVIQLGPASRGNGIGTEATRLTLDYAFHVTNLRCVHLSVLSPNLAAIRAYEKAGFRRIGERRNSGYWLGELANETLMDAIPADFPGPSAVRQAVESDR, encoded by the coding sequence GTGCATGAACCGATCGTGTGGATCCGGGGCGAACGCGCTGGGCTCGGCCCGTTCTCCAGCAACCTCGTCGATCTTTACTGGCAGTGGGAGCAGGATCCTGGCGTCCTGGTCGGCTACGGTCGCCAGACACCGGACTCGCTGGAAAACCGGCGAGAGGGGTTCCAGCATCAGGCGCGCGGCACGGACGATCAGCTGAGGTTCACCGTCTACGACGTGACCACGGATCCGCCGACCCCCGCTGGCACCACCGCCGTTCTCATCGACCATCACGTGCGAACCGGGGAGTTCGTGATCCAGCTCGGCCCGGCCAGCCGTGGCAACGGTATCGGTACCGAAGCGACGCGGCTCACACTCGACTACGCCTTTCACGTGACGAACCTGCGATGCGTCCACCTATCGGTACTCTCTCCGAACCTGGCTGCGATCCGGGCCTACGAGAAAGCTGGTTTCCGCAGGATCGGGGAGCGTCGAAACTCCGGATACTGGCTGGGTGAGCTTGCCAACGAAACGCTGATGGACGCGATACCCGCCGACTTCCCGGGGCCGTCTGCGGTACGGCAGGCCGTCGAGTCGGACCGGTAG
- a CDS encoding replication initiator, with protein MFSVDVGVSLPENRPVAGGCSRPIRLSGHVDHVDVGTGEIRRALSGKDLPGGVLHVRCGNRRESACPACSAVYKRDARRLVLAGLAGGKGVPETVTTHPAWFVTLTAPTFGPVHSRRQQGGKGGPVRACHPRRGLCPHGRPAGCHERHREDDSRLGSPICPDCYQYGRAVTWNALVPRLWKTTRDATESAVAAAAGLTVAGLRRSARLSFVKVAEMQARGVVHLHVVVRVDGPDGPGSSPPGWADGDLVADALRDVVGSVAVAAPDPDMGTLDGTASADGWAVRWGVQVDIRRIALDGPTDVGRISNYLAKYLTKSAAAGGALDHPVRSLAALGRLILAPHVRRLVETCWRLGHDPVFTAALDAALGRDSGDIPRLLRWAHQMGFGGHWLTKSRTYSTTFTALRTVRRVWSRTIGAAMAGRVPVDAFGRAEGDENTIVLGAWTYTGRGLDLGGHGADPPELRSSRTAGSPVGNGPAER; from the coding sequence GTGTTTTCCGTGGATGTGGGCGTGAGCCTGCCCGAAAACCGGCCGGTCGCGGGTGGCTGTTCCCGTCCGATCCGCCTGTCCGGCCATGTCGATCATGTGGATGTCGGGACCGGTGAGATCCGCCGTGCGCTGTCCGGGAAGGATCTGCCGGGCGGGGTGCTGCATGTGCGGTGCGGCAACCGGCGGGAGTCCGCGTGCCCGGCCTGTTCGGCGGTGTACAAGCGGGACGCCCGGCGGCTGGTCCTGGCCGGGCTCGCGGGCGGCAAAGGCGTACCAGAGACCGTCACGACGCATCCGGCGTGGTTCGTGACGTTGACCGCTCCGACCTTCGGGCCGGTGCATTCCCGCCGTCAGCAGGGCGGTAAGGGCGGTCCGGTGCGGGCCTGCCACCCCCGGCGGGGGCTCTGCCCCCATGGCCGTCCGGCAGGCTGTCATGAGCGGCACCGCGAGGATGATTCCCGGCTCGGTTCCCCGATCTGCCCGGACTGCTACCAGTACGGCCGGGCCGTGACGTGGAACGCGCTGGTACCTCGGCTCTGGAAAACGACACGCGACGCGACGGAATCCGCGGTCGCGGCTGCTGCGGGTCTGACGGTGGCGGGGCTACGCCGCTCGGCGCGGCTGAGCTTCGTCAAGGTCGCGGAAATGCAGGCGCGGGGCGTGGTGCATCTGCATGTGGTGGTCCGGGTCGACGGGCCGGACGGGCCTGGCTCGTCTCCTCCTGGCTGGGCGGATGGTGATCTGGTCGCGGACGCGCTGCGGGACGTCGTCGGGTCGGTCGCGGTAGCTGCTCCGGATCCGGACATGGGCACCCTCGACGGCACCGCATCGGCTGACGGGTGGGCGGTGCGCTGGGGTGTCCAGGTCGACATCCGGCGCATCGCGCTCGACGGACCCACCGATGTCGGACGGATCAGTAACTATCTGGCGAAGTACCTCACCAAGTCGGCGGCGGCCGGCGGGGCGCTGGATCATCCGGTGCGGTCGCTGGCCGCGCTGGGCCGGCTGATCCTGGCGCCGCATGTGCGCCGTCTGGTGGAGACCTGCTGGCGGCTCGGCCATGATCCGGTGTTCACCGCGGCGTTGGATGCGGCACTCGGCCGGGATTCCGGCGATATCCCACGGCTACTGCGGTGGGCGCATCAGATGGGGTTCGGTGGCCACTGGCTGACGAAATCGCGGACCTACTCGACGACGTTCACCGCGCTACGGACGGTACGGCGGGTGTGGTCGCGCACGATCGGCGCGGCGATGGCGGGCCGTGTCCCGGTGGACGCCTTCGGCCGGGCTGAGGGCGATGAGAACACGATCGTTCTCGGGGCGTGGACGTATACGGGCCGGGGGCTAGACCTCGGCGGACACGGGGCTGACCCTCCCGAGTTGCGGTCGTCGCGGACGGCTGGTAGCCCGGTGGGCAATGGGCCGGCTGAGAGATGA
- a CDS encoding recombinase family protein, which yields MVGAEFGKIMQRIGGRLIVTDGEKATTYDFRRQRDRDSWHGAVGKSVSDSGLKSELVKRKLDAKREALEFLGGPVGFGWSQTITRSGKKIVTVWSVDEEQARWLREAARRIREGEAVLKVSDDFYDRGLRIPHRRTHPGDTMKSGSLTRASLSAMLRNPRIAGLFATGNVHTGWTVKGPMANFPAILTEEEWRETCAALEAVTTRKGTGTAVKHTFAGYYVCHKCRRSLVRNSPRAYALWRHRLGKSREHFECDQSFHINAADADDLMTRLVDAYLRRRDWEKTGDVADGDELKAERTEKERELADLPRAIAAKEISLRLGGQLEAQYETRLREIDAELARRARLVTVLDGAEALRLWRGGTLTEKRRVLSTIMVKIIVVPGKDLPLRERLDPQWRYPGPA from the coding sequence GTGGTCGGAGCCGAGTTCGGCAAGATCATGCAGCGGATCGGGGGCCGCCTCATCGTGACCGATGGGGAGAAGGCCACGACCTACGATTTCCGCCGGCAGCGCGACCGTGACTCATGGCATGGCGCGGTGGGGAAGTCCGTCAGTGATTCGGGTTTGAAGTCCGAGCTGGTCAAGCGGAAGTTGGACGCGAAGCGCGAAGCCCTGGAGTTCCTGGGTGGCCCCGTGGGGTTCGGGTGGTCCCAGACGATCACCCGGTCAGGTAAGAAGATCGTGACGGTGTGGTCCGTCGACGAGGAGCAGGCCCGCTGGCTACGCGAGGCCGCGCGGCGTATCCGCGAAGGTGAGGCCGTTCTCAAGGTCTCGGATGATTTCTACGACCGTGGGCTTCGGATCCCGCACCGGCGCACGCACCCGGGCGACACGATGAAGAGCGGCAGCCTGACGCGCGCCAGCCTCTCCGCGATGCTGCGTAACCCGAGGATCGCTGGTCTGTTCGCGACGGGAAACGTTCACACGGGCTGGACCGTGAAGGGCCCGATGGCGAACTTCCCCGCGATCCTCACCGAGGAGGAGTGGCGGGAGACATGCGCGGCGCTGGAAGCGGTCACGACCCGCAAGGGCACGGGTACGGCCGTCAAGCACACGTTCGCCGGGTACTACGTGTGCCACAAGTGCAGGCGTTCCCTGGTCCGGAACTCTCCCCGCGCGTACGCCCTGTGGCGGCATCGTCTCGGGAAGAGCCGTGAACACTTCGAGTGTGACCAGTCGTTCCACATCAACGCCGCCGACGCGGACGACCTGATGACCCGCCTGGTTGACGCCTACCTACGCCGCCGAGACTGGGAGAAGACCGGCGACGTCGCGGACGGTGACGAGCTGAAGGCCGAGCGGACCGAGAAGGAACGCGAACTGGCCGATCTTCCCCGCGCGATCGCCGCCAAGGAGATCAGCCTGCGGCTGGGTGGCCAGCTCGAGGCCCAGTACGAGACCCGGCTACGGGAGATCGACGCCGAACTGGCCCGCCGCGCGCGTCTCGTGACCGTCCTGGACGGAGCGGAAGCGCTCCGACTCTGGCGCGGAGGCACCCTCACGGAGAAACGCCGTGTCCTGTCAACGATCATGGTGAAGATCATTGTGGTTCCCGGGAAGGATCTTCCGTTGCGGGAACGGCTGGACCCGCAATGGCGCTATCCCGGACCTGCCTGA
- a CDS encoding recombinase family protein has translation MEFPPLSPLPQWPDADPALWYGRMSDLDKDARIPDQFARGQKYAALTGEYWIAGAWADDGVSAWREDVVRPEFERFLSVLRAGKYRLVVA, from the coding sequence ATGGAATTTCCGCCGTTGAGCCCCTTGCCCCAATGGCCCGATGCCGACCCCGCCCTGTGGTACGGACGGATGTCCGATCTCGACAAGGATGCCCGTATCCCGGATCAGTTCGCCCGAGGGCAGAAGTACGCCGCCCTGACCGGCGAATACTGGATCGCCGGGGCATGGGCCGATGACGGCGTCTCAGCGTGGCGGGAAGACGTCGTTCGGCCTGAGTTCGAGCGGTTCCTGTCCGTCTTGCGCGCCGGGAAGTATCGGCTGGTCGTGGCGTGA